A part of Fusobacterium simiae genomic DNA contains:
- the ortB gene encoding 2-amino-4-oxopentanoate thiolase subunit OrtB: protein MNKDMSYDAVLGRKNEIMKKAIGIDYLKFESDKISFDYEKMMKETGYSLEEMRKIQLDFAVGNTPLIEMKNLTNLARKCAPTGKGARIFVKDEAANASGSFKARRAAISVYHAKKLGYKGVIAATSGNYGAAVASQAAMQGLKCIIVQECYDSRGIGQPEIIEKARKCEAYGAEVMQLTVGPELFYTFLKLLEETGYFNASLYTPFGIAGVETLGYEIAEQMMAREGRYPDIVVCTNAGGGNLTGTARGLIKAGASSVKVVGASVNLSGLHMASDKQFNKKSFTTGHTGFGIPFCTLPDRSDVPRSAARPLRYMDRYVTLAQGEVFYMTELLAQLEGLERGPAGNVSLAAAFSLAQEMDQNQIIVVQETEYTGAGKHIQPQLSFARQNGIEIKFGNPEIEVPGKNIILPANPSLLKAKDVDINKLKISLVKNYIKDINDLTNNDINFLIAETKSNKEYINSILKMGR from the coding sequence ATGAATAAAGATATGTCTTATGATGCTGTCTTAGGAAGAAAAAATGAAATAATGAAAAAAGCAATTGGAATAGATTATTTAAAATTTGAAAGTGATAAAATTTCATTTGATTATGAAAAAATGATGAAAGAAACTGGATACTCTTTAGAGGAAATGAGAAAAATCCAATTAGATTTTGCGGTTGGAAATACACCTTTAATTGAAATGAAAAATTTAACAAATTTAGCAAGAAAATGTGCACCAACTGGAAAAGGAGCTAGAATTTTTGTAAAAGATGAAGCAGCCAATGCTTCAGGAAGTTTTAAAGCAAGAAGAGCTGCAATATCTGTATATCATGCTAAAAAATTAGGTTATAAAGGAGTTATTGCTGCAACAAGTGGAAATTATGGGGCAGCAGTTGCATCTCAAGCTGCTATGCAAGGATTAAAATGTATAATAGTTCAAGAATGTTATGACAGCAGAGGTATTGGACAACCTGAAATAATTGAAAAAGCAAGAAAATGTGAAGCCTATGGAGCAGAAGTAATGCAATTAACAGTTGGTCCTGAATTATTTTATACATTTTTAAAACTTTTGGAAGAAACTGGTTATTTTAATGCTTCTTTATATACTCCATTTGGAATAGCTGGTGTTGAAACTCTTGGATATGAAATAGCTGAACAAATGATGGCAAGAGAAGGAAGATACCCAGATATAGTAGTATGTACAAATGCTGGTGGAGGAAATTTAACAGGAACTGCCAGAGGACTTATAAAAGCTGGTGCATCTTCTGTAAAAGTGGTTGGAGCTAGTGTAAATTTATCAGGACTTCACATGGCAAGTGATAAACAATTTAATAAAAAATCATTTACAACAGGACATACTGGTTTTGGAATACCATTCTGTACTTTACCAGACAGATCAGATGTTCCTAGATCTGCAGCTAGACCTTTAAGATATATGGATAGGTATGTAACATTGGCACAAGGGGAAGTATTTTATATGACTGAACTTTTAGCACAACTTGAAGGCTTGGAAAGAGGACCAGCAGGAAATGTTTCACTAGCAGCAGCATTTAGTTTAGCACAAGAAATGGATCAAAATCAGATAATCGTTGTACAAGAAACTGAATACACAGGTGCAGGAAAACATATACAACCTCAATTATCTTTTGCTAGACAAAATGGTATTGAAATAAAATTTGGAAATCCAGAAATAGAAGTTCCCGGAAAAAATATTATTCTTCCAGCTAATCCATCTCTTTTGAAAGCAAAAGATGTGGATATAAATAAATTAAAAATTTCTTTAGTTAAAAATTATATTAAAGATATAAATGATTTAACAAATAATGATATTAATTTCCTTATAGCTGAAACAAAAAGTAATAAAGAATATATAAATTCAATTTTGAAAATGGGGAGGTAA
- a CDS encoding ornithine aminomutase subunit alpha gives MKGYLKRDDDFQERRKKLVNLSDEELKNRFWQLAEQIVEPLLKMAKENTTPSIERSVLLRMGFSSLEVKPLVEGAIERNLIGKGVGHIVYRIAKEKGISIREAGEKLIAGDYWDLALDIFKGER, from the coding sequence ATGAAAGGATATCTTAAAAGAGATGATGATTTCCAAGAAAGAAGAAAAAAATTAGTAAATCTTTCAGATGAAGAATTAAAAAATAGATTTTGGCAATTAGCTGAACAAATAGTAGAACCGCTATTAAAAATGGCAAAAGAAAATACTACACCATCAATAGAAAGATCTGTATTACTTCGTATGGGTTTTTCAAGTCTTGAAGTAAAACCTTTAGTAGAGGGAGCAATAGAAAGAAATCTTATAGGAAAGGGTGTAGGTCATATAGTTTATAGAATTGCTAAAGAAAAAGGAATTTCAATAAGAGAGGCTGGAGAAAAATTAATTGCTGGGGATTATTGGGATTTAGCACTAGATATTTTTAAAGGAGAAAGATGA
- the oraE gene encoding D-ornithine 4,5-aminomutase subunit OraE, protein MKLKPNEKIDVKAILKDLEYYHPKRRGWVWREKKDIKIGDYSYKECSDSLKNYVALPAAARYFSNIDPQPNNIITTEIASGRFEDDIRRMRMAAWHGADHIMVIRTAGQSHFDGLIEGTPQGIGGVPITRKQVRAHRKACDLIEEEVGRPINYHSYISGVAGPEVAVMFAEEGVNGAHQDPQYNVLYRNVNMFRSFVDAGESKKLMAWADMAQIDGAHNANATAKDGWKVMPELMVQHALNAIFSYKAGLKKENICLSTVPPSASPTPCLKLDLPYAVALREFFDEYRMRAQMNTKYITSSSREATVTHVMNMLISRLTRADIQSTITPDEGRNVPWHMYNIEACDTAKQSLVGMDDLLSMVELKKDGYLREKARELKERAVLFMEEILEVGGYFEAVEKGFFVDSGYYPQRNGDGIGRKQDGGVGAGTVYKRDSDYMAPVIAHFGNNNIVQYGLKETDNPSILIDGCTLEKPEKIIFIDELDEEDNVNKRMEETDKYRNTNLVKPEVEWLADGIVQVEIFLPTDQRTAEFAALEFAKKMNLTDPEVIHSEQMHPSEGTRVQLKGRVDFAINTDELVIPQKPEVLSDDEIRKFVEEHPFKIVAATVGEDEHSVGLREVIDIKHGGIEKFGMEVEYLGTSVPCEKLVDAAIELNADVILASTIISHDDIHYKNMKKLHDLAVEKGIRDKVIICAGGTQVTPEIAREQGMDEGFGKYDRGINVATFFVKRKKEMLRI, encoded by the coding sequence ATGAAATTAAAACCTAATGAAAAAATAGATGTAAAAGCTATATTGAAAGATTTAGAATATTATCATCCAAAGAGAAGAGGCTGGGTATGGAGAGAAAAAAAAGATATAAAGATAGGTGATTATTCTTATAAAGAATGCTCAGATAGTCTTAAAAATTATGTTGCACTTCCAGCAGCTGCAAGATATTTTTCAAATATAGATCCTCAACCAAATAATATAATTACGACAGAGATAGCTTCAGGAAGATTTGAAGATGATATAAGAAGAATGAGAATGGCAGCTTGGCATGGTGCAGATCATATAATGGTTATAAGAACAGCAGGACAATCACATTTTGATGGACTTATAGAAGGAACTCCACAAGGTATTGGAGGAGTTCCTATCACAAGAAAGCAAGTGAGAGCTCATAGAAAAGCATGTGATTTAATTGAAGAAGAAGTTGGTAGACCAATAAATTATCACTCATATATAAGTGGTGTTGCTGGACCAGAAGTTGCCGTAATGTTTGCTGAAGAAGGAGTAAATGGTGCCCATCAAGACCCACAATATAATGTTTTATATAGAAATGTAAATATGTTTAGATCTTTTGTTGATGCTGGGGAATCAAAAAAACTTATGGCATGGGCAGATATGGCTCAAATAGATGGTGCTCACAATGCAAATGCAACTGCAAAAGATGGTTGGAAAGTAATGCCAGAACTTATGGTTCAACATGCTTTAAATGCAATTTTTTCTTATAAAGCTGGCTTAAAAAAGGAAAATATATGTTTGTCAACAGTTCCACCATCAGCTTCGCCAACTCCTTGTTTGAAGTTAGATTTACCTTATGCTGTTGCATTAAGAGAATTTTTCGATGAATATAGAATGAGAGCTCAAATGAACACAAAATATATAACTTCATCATCAAGAGAAGCAACAGTTACACATGTTATGAATATGTTAATTTCTAGACTTACAAGAGCTGATATTCAATCTACAATAACTCCTGATGAAGGAAGAAATGTACCTTGGCACATGTATAATATTGAAGCCTGTGATACTGCAAAACAAAGCCTTGTTGGAATGGATGATTTACTTTCAATGGTTGAATTGAAAAAAGATGGTTATCTTAGAGAAAAAGCAAGAGAATTAAAAGAAAGAGCTGTCTTATTTATGGAAGAAATCTTAGAAGTAGGTGGATATTTTGAAGCAGTAGAAAAAGGATTTTTCGTAGATTCTGGATATTATCCTCAAAGAAATGGAGATGGAATAGGAAGAAAACAAGATGGTGGAGTTGGAGCAGGAACAGTTTATAAAAGAGATAGTGATTATATGGCTCCAGTAATAGCTCACTTTGGAAATAATAACATAGTTCAATATGGTTTGAAAGAAACAGATAATCCTTCAATTTTAATAGATGGTTGTACTCTTGAAAAACCAGAAAAAATAATTTTTATAGATGAATTAGATGAAGAAGATAATGTGAATAAAAGAATGGAAGAAACAGATAAGTATAGAAATACAAATTTAGTAAAACCAGAAGTTGAATGGTTGGCTGATGGAATTGTTCAAGTGGAAATATTTTTACCTACTGATCAAAGAACAGCAGAATTTGCTGCACTTGAATTTGCTAAAAAAATGAATCTTACTGATCCTGAAGTGATACATTCAGAACAAATGCATCCATCTGAAGGGACTAGAGTTCAATTAAAAGGTAGAGTAGATTTTGCAATAAATACTGATGAATTAGTAATTCCTCAAAAACCAGAAGTATTAAGTGATGATGAAATAAGAAAATTTGTTGAAGAACATCCATTCAAAATTGTGGCAGCAACAGTTGGAGAAGATGAACATTCTGTTGGATTAAGAGAAGTAATTGATATTAAACATGGTGGAATAGAAAAATTTGGAATGGAAGTTGAATATCTTGGAACATCTGTACCTTGTGAAAAACTTGTAGATGCTGCAATAGAATTAAATGCTGATGTAATACTTGCTTCAACAATTATATCTCATGATGATATTCATTATAAAAATATGAAAAAACTTCATGATTTAGCGGTAGAAAAAGGTATTAGAGATAAAGTAATAATCTGTGCTGGTGGAACACAAGTAACTCCAGAAATAGCAAGGGAACAAGGAATGGACGAAGGTTTTGGAAAATATGATAGAGGTATAAATGTCGCTACTTTCTTTGTTAAAAGAAAGAAAGAGATGTTAAGAATTTAA
- a CDS encoding GlmL-related ornithine degradation protein gives MKIDVLVAEIGSTTTVVNAFNQLETDNPVFLGQGQAPTSVKEGDVNIGLQAAIEDMKKNLNVENENIDYKYMLATSSAAGGLRMTVHGLVYDMTVKAAKEAALGAGANIHLVTSGKLTKVDMMKLNKIKPNIILIAGGVDYGERETALYNSEMIAASDLDIPVIYGGNTAITDDIKLIFESYSKEKNLHIVPNVYPKIDVLNIEPTREVIQNIFEKHITEAKGMEKIREMVNGSIIPTPGAVMKASKILKDEIGDLVTIDVGGATTDVHSVTEGTEKIRQILVEPEPIAKRTVEGDLGVFINKKNVAEMIKIEKLVKELNMSYEEIEEFINSDVAIPVTEKHKRFIERLTKEAVIVSINRHAGGYRTYFGGKTKTLAFGKDLTGVKWIIGTGGALTRLPAREKILNDIGVSNKGDKLLPTPEAKILIDNEYIMASLGVLSSLYKEASIKLLLKSLKFNENMD, from the coding sequence ATGAAAATTGATGTGCTTGTTGCAGAAATAGGAAGTACCACAACAGTAGTAAATGCTTTTAATCAATTAGAAACTGATAATCCAGTATTCTTAGGACAAGGACAAGCTCCTACTTCTGTCAAAGAAGGAGATGTGAATATTGGACTTCAAGCTGCAATAGAAGATATGAAAAAAAATCTTAATGTTGAAAATGAAAATATAGATTATAAATATATGTTAGCAACTAGCAGTGCAGCTGGAGGACTTAGAATGACTGTTCACGGACTTGTATATGATATGACTGTAAAGGCTGCTAAAGAAGCAGCCTTAGGAGCAGGAGCTAATATTCATTTAGTTACATCAGGAAAACTTACAAAGGTTGATATGATGAAATTAAATAAGATAAAACCAAATATTATTTTAATTGCTGGTGGGGTTGATTATGGTGAAAGAGAAACTGCTTTATATAATTCTGAAATGATAGCAGCTTCAGATTTGGATATTCCTGTAATTTATGGGGGGAATACAGCAATTACAGATGATATAAAATTAATATTTGAATCTTATTCAAAAGAAAAAAATCTTCATATTGTTCCTAATGTATATCCCAAAATCGATGTATTAAATATTGAACCAACTAGAGAAGTTATACAAAATATTTTTGAAAAGCATATAACAGAAGCTAAAGGAATGGAAAAAATAAGAGAAATGGTTAATGGTTCAATTATTCCTACTCCTGGTGCAGTGATGAAAGCCTCAAAAATATTGAAAGATGAAATAGGTGATTTAGTAACTATTGATGTTGGAGGAGCAACAACAGATGTACACTCAGTTACTGAGGGAACAGAAAAGATTAGACAGATACTTGTTGAACCTGAACCTATTGCTAAAAGAACAGTAGAAGGAGATTTAGGGGTCTTTATTAATAAAAAAAATGTAGCTGAAATGATAAAAATTGAAAAGTTAGTGAAAGAACTTAATATGTCTTATGAGGAAATAGAAGAATTTATAAATTCTGATGTAGCAATTCCAGTAACTGAAAAACATAAAAGGTTTATTGAAAGATTAACAAAAGAAGCAGTGATAGTATCAATCAACAGGCATGCCGGAGGATATAGGACATATTTTGGAGGAAAAACTAAAACCTTAGCATTTGGAAAAGATTTAACAGGGGTAAAATGGATAATAGGAACTGGTGGAGCTTTAACAAGGCTTCCAGCAAGGGAAAAAATTTTAAATGATATAGGGGTATCTAATAAAGGAGATAAATTGCTTCCAACACCAGAAGCTAAAATCTTAATAGATAATGAATACATAATGGCATCTTTGGGTGTTCTATCATCACTATATAAAGAAGCCTCTATAAAATTGTTACTAAAAAGTCTAAAATTTAATGAAAATATGGATTAA
- the ord gene encoding 2,4-diaminopentanoate dehydrogenase has product MENVKVGLWGFGAMGRGMAKMLLTKKGLDIVAVCDLDPNKVGKSIFEILDVDKKDRKEVLVESDYKKAFTEKCADVVLLATDSFVKNAFPKIEYLLKQKVNVISTAEEMAYPQSQSPEIAKQIDKLAKENGVSILGTGINPGFVLDLLVLALTGTCEKVDSIKAVRVNDLSPFGKAVMEEQGVGTTKKVFEKGVKDGTIAGHVGFPESIRMITDGIGWKLDKIEQTREAIMSNVYRKSEYAEVQAGNVAGCRQCGYGYVDGEIKIVMEHPQQILPNLEGIKTGDYITIKGVPNINLQINPEIPGGIGTISMCVNSIPHIINAKPGLKTMLDIPIPRAIMGDIRDMIEK; this is encoded by the coding sequence ATGGAAAATGTAAAAGTTGGTTTATGGGGATTTGGTGCAATGGGAAGAGGAATGGCAAAAATGCTATTGACTAAAAAAGGTTTAGACATAGTTGCTGTATGTGATTTAGATCCTAACAAAGTTGGAAAAAGTATTTTTGAAATATTAGATGTTGATAAAAAAGACAGAAAAGAAGTTCTTGTAGAATCTGATTACAAAAAAGCATTTACTGAAAAATGTGCTGATGTTGTTTTACTTGCAACAGATTCTTTTGTTAAAAATGCTTTCCCTAAAATAGAGTATTTATTAAAACAGAAAGTAAATGTTATATCAACGGCAGAAGAAATGGCATACCCTCAAAGTCAATCTCCAGAAATAGCAAAACAAATTGATAAGTTAGCTAAAGAAAATGGAGTGAGTATATTAGGAACTGGGATTAATCCAGGCTTTGTACTTGATTTATTAGTTCTTGCCTTAACAGGAACTTGTGAAAAAGTTGATTCTATAAAAGCAGTGAGAGTTAATGATTTATCTCCTTTTGGAAAAGCTGTAATGGAAGAACAAGGAGTTGGAACAACTAAAAAAGTTTTTGAAAAAGGCGTAAAAGATGGAACAATTGCAGGGCATGTTGGTTTTCCAGAATCAATAAGAATGATAACAGATGGTATTGGATGGAAATTAGATAAAATAGAACAAACAAGAGAAGCAATTATGAGTAATGTTTATAGGAAATCAGAATATGCAGAAGTTCAAGCAGGAAATGTTGCAGGTTGTAGACAATGTGGTTATGGTTATGTAGATGGAGAAATAAAAATTGTTATGGAACATCCTCAACAAATTCTTCCTAATTTAGAAGGAATAAAAACTGGAGATTATATAACAATAAAGGGAGTTCCAAATATTAATCTTCAAATAAATCCTGAAATCCCTGGTGGTATTGGAACTATATCTATGTGTGTAAATAGCATTCCACATATTATAAATGCAAAACCAGGTTTAAAAACTATGCTTGATATCCCTATCCCTAGAGCTATTATGGGAGATATAAGAGATATGATTGAAAAATAA
- the ortA gene encoding 2-amino-4-oxopentanoate thiolase subunit OrtA: MKAKAGDFVRIHNIVLKVGERASNLPEDTKKVPLEMWDKGFLEKEAEIGDEVEVTTITGRKIKGTLVEINPVYRHNYGEFVPEILQIGLQARKILFGGENNE; this comes from the coding sequence ATGAAAGCAAAAGCTGGAGATTTTGTAAGAATACATAATATAGTTTTAAAAGTTGGAGAAAGAGCTTCTAATCTTCCAGAAGACACTAAAAAAGTTCCATTAGAAATGTGGGATAAAGGCTTTTTAGAAAAAGAAGCAGAAATAGGGGATGAAGTTGAAGTAACAACTATCACTGGAAGAAAAATAAAAGGAACTTTAGTTGAAATTAACCCAGTATATAGACATAATTATGGTGAGTTTGTACCAGAAATTTTACAAATAGGATTACAAGCAAGAAAAATACTATTTGGAGGTGAAAATAATGAATAA
- a CDS encoding sigma-54 interaction domain-containing protein, whose translation MKMEVKILEELLENIDEGVHYVDKENITQIYNHNMEKIEGMNHKIVLGKNFRTIFKDIPEEESTLLKALKGVTIKDNIQKYLNKNGKEIIALNTTLPIKINEEIIGALEISKDITKIKNLSDELIKLQIMNKEIKERNGNTKKRRYEFDDIIGESPKIKRAIELAKKAAESDATVLIYGETGTGKELLSQAIHYKSVRRNGPFLAINCATLPESLFEGILFGTERGGFTGAVSKMGLFEQANGGTLLLDEINSIPTDLQAKLLRVLQEKTIRRIGGIKDIPVDVRIISTTNENPKEIVKTGKMRLDLYYRLNLIYLELPPLRERKEDILLLSQKFLTRYNKELNKNIKGLSKEVEKIFMQYLWPGNIRELENVIQSNMILTDEGYLTKEFLNIYWDEDLFIKKPKKDNKEIYVNIVPGNETNINDSNLLNDLMSKMEEKYIREAVDTYPYNLSKAAAYLGISRQALQYKIKKYNIKY comes from the coding sequence ATGAAAATGGAAGTTAAGATTTTAGAGGAATTGTTGGAAAATATTGATGAAGGAGTGCATTATGTTGACAAGGAAAATATTACCCAGATATATAATCATAATATGGAAAAAATTGAAGGAATGAATCATAAAATCGTACTTGGAAAAAATTTTAGAACTATCTTTAAGGATATTCCAGAAGAAGAAAGCACACTTCTAAAAGCCTTAAAAGGAGTAACTATTAAAGATAATATTCAGAAGTATCTAAACAAAAATGGTAAAGAAATTATAGCTTTGAATACAACTTTACCTATAAAAATAAATGAAGAGATTATAGGTGCTTTAGAAATTTCTAAAGATATAACCAAAATTAAGAATTTATCAGATGAATTGATAAAATTGCAAATTATGAATAAAGAAATAAAAGAAAGGAATGGAAATACTAAAAAAAGAAGATACGAATTTGATGATATTATAGGTGAAAGTCCTAAAATAAAAAGAGCAATTGAGCTTGCAAAAAAAGCAGCTGAAAGTGATGCTACAGTTTTGATATATGGGGAAACTGGAACAGGTAAAGAACTTTTAAGTCAAGCTATACATTATAAAAGTGTAAGAAGAAATGGTCCTTTCTTAGCAATAAATTGTGCTACCTTACCAGAAAGTCTCTTTGAAGGAATTTTATTTGGAACAGAAAGAGGAGGTTTCACTGGAGCAGTAAGCAAAATGGGACTATTTGAACAAGCAAATGGTGGAACTTTACTTCTTGATGAAATTAATTCTATCCCTACAGATTTACAAGCTAAACTTTTAAGAGTTTTACAAGAAAAAACTATTAGGAGAATTGGTGGAATAAAAGATATACCAGTTGATGTAAGAATAATTTCAACTACTAATGAAAATCCTAAAGAGATTGTAAAAACAGGAAAAATGAGATTAGATTTATATTATAGATTAAATTTAATCTATTTAGAACTTCCACCTTTAAGAGAAAGAAAAGAAGATATATTACTTCTTAGTCAAAAATTTTTGACTAGATATAATAAAGAACTAAATAAAAATATAAAAGGTTTGAGTAAAGAAGTAGAAAAAATTTTTATGCAATATCTTTGGCCTGGAAATATAAGAGAACTAGAAAATGTAATACAATCAAATATGATTTTAACAGATGAAGGATATTTGACAAAGGAATTTTTAAATATATATTGGGATGAAGATTTATTTATAAAAAAACCTAAAAAAGATAATAAAGAAATTTATGTAAATATAGTTCCAGGAAATGAAACTAATATAAATGATTCTAATTTATTAAATGATTTAATGTCAAAAATGGAAGAAAAATATATAAGAGAAGCTGTTGATACTTATCCTTATAATTTAAGTAAAGCAGCAGCCTATTTAGGAATAAGTCGTCAAGCTCTTCAATATAAAATAAAAAAATATAATATAAAATACTAA